Proteins co-encoded in one Gossypium arboreum isolate Shixiya-1 chromosome 11, ASM2569848v2, whole genome shotgun sequence genomic window:
- the LOC108472887 gene encoding uncharacterized protein LOC108472887, translating to MQNPTMNEKEEQETLIMASAKVVEYLEPLMSRELLCKFPDNSAFDFDYTQSTLWSPLVPRPYSPADMEFGPIITPRNLASDDEFGFGFGLKMEKSNCSAKQLRPNHIKKKIASAAFNISLNLLRNKNKKRKNMASEFSPTPVKGSCAPIFTMGWSKMLKAASKHFKRKKKESTVHMKIPNYLRDSHI from the exons ATGCAAAATCCAACCATGAATGAGAAAGAGGAGCAAGAGACTTTGATCATGGCTTCAGCCAAAGTGGTGGAGTATTTGGAGCCGTTGATGTCAAGGGAGCTTCTTTGCAAGTTCCCAGACAACTCTGCTTTCGATTTCGACTACACCCAAAGCACGCTTTGGTCTCCTTTGGTCCCCCGCCCTTACAGCCCTGCAGATATGGAGTTTGGTCCCATCATCACACCTCGTAACCTCGCTTCCGATGATGAGTTCGGGTTTGGGTTTGGATTGAAAATGGAGAAAAGCAATTGCAGTGCCAAACAGCTCAGACCCAACCACATCAAGAAGAAGATAGCCAGCGCTGCTTTCAACATTAGTCTCAATCttttgagaaacaaaaacaaGAAAAGGAAGAACATGGCTTCTGAGTTTTCTCCAACTCCTGTCAAGGGCAGCTGTGCCCCCATTTTTACCATG GGGTGGAGCAAGATGCTGAAAGCTGCATCGAAGCATTTcaagaggaagaagaaagagtCGACGGTCCACATGAAGATCCCAAACTATTTGAGAGATTCACATATATGA